A portion of the Sulfuricurvum kujiense DSM 16994 genome contains these proteins:
- a CDS encoding F0F1 ATP synthase subunit B has translation MGKIIVTVLLLSAYLFGSDAAAEGSTDIVQRTVNFLIFAGILIYLLAEPIKNYFSGRSTGIADELDKVQERLRESKRLKEAAEHKVEEAERFAAELAESSKKENKILSDKILAQCEQELEIIGKQNGALMELDKRKMVREVVDELMTDVMSRSNEALGKEAMTEILKKKVA, from the coding sequence ATGGGTAAAATAATCGTTACAGTATTACTGCTCAGCGCCTATCTATTTGGTTCAGATGCCGCTGCAGAAGGGTCTACGGATATCGTTCAGAGAACGGTTAACTTCCTAATTTTTGCCGGAATTTTAATTTATCTTTTGGCAGAGCCGATTAAAAACTATTTTAGCGGCAGAAGTACGGGAATCGCTGACGAACTTGACAAAGTTCAAGAACGTCTACGGGAGTCAAAGCGTCTTAAAGAGGCGGCTGAGCACAAAGTTGAAGAAGCAGAGCGCTTCGCGGCTGAATTGGCTGAGTCAAGTAAAAAAGAGAACAAAATTTTGTCTGACAAAATTTTGGCACAATGCGAACAAGAGCTTGAAATTATTGGAAAGCAAAATGGGGCATTGATGGAGCTTGATAAACGCAAAATGGTACGTGAAGTTGTTGATGAACTTATGACAGACGTGATGAGTCGCAGCAATGAAGCTTTGGGTAAAGAAGCAATGACCGAAATCTTGAAAAAGAAGGTGGCATAA
- a CDS encoding F0F1 ATP synthase subunit delta, which yields MQYELIAKRYIKPLMEVCDQSSLENLAELLGNVAKAYDDQKFIAIMNSTDVTANAKCQLVLDMVAPANSSEINNLVKLLAENGRLLLIPVLATELKRSIAISKRMYKGRIYSNTVVDQASVDLIARDLGTKTGTTIALDYVASDYDGIRVEVDDLNVEINFSKSRLNAQLIEHILKAI from the coding sequence ATGCAGTATGAACTCATTGCTAAACGTTACATCAAGCCTTTAATGGAAGTTTGTGATCAGTCGTCATTGGAAAATTTGGCAGAGTTGCTCGGCAACGTTGCTAAAGCATACGACGATCAGAAATTTATTGCTATTATGAATAGCACTGATGTCACGGCAAACGCTAAATGTCAACTGGTTTTAGATATGGTCGCTCCGGCGAACAGCTCAGAGATAAATAACCTTGTCAAATTATTGGCAGAAAACGGTCGTTTACTTTTGATCCCTGTCCTTGCAACGGAATTGAAACGCTCAATCGCAATTTCAAAACGTATGTATAAAGGTCGTATCTACAGCAACACTGTTGTCGATCAAGCGTCAGTTGATCTAATCGCACGTGATTTGGGAACCAAAACAGGTACTACAATCGCTTTGGATTATGTCGCATCTGATTATGACGGTATCCGTGTTGAAGTTGATGATCTGAATGTCGAGATCAATTTTTCAAAAAGCCGCCTCAACGCTCAACTTATTGAGCATATTTTAAAAGCAATTTAA